The Burkholderiales bacterium genome includes a window with the following:
- a CDS encoding HAD-IIA family hydrolase, translated as MPTSEAAGASTPSHLYGAYVFDIDGTICLGESLLPTVTRTIDRLRTLGRRTLFLSNNTTRSAAGYGAQLTARGIQTHASEVVNAAQVLIAFLERELPGGTLHVIGESALIEDLLGAGFRISSRVEEIDAVIASFDRGFTYAKLQIAFDALRRGARFFATNADRYRPTAGGGEPDAAAMIAAIEACSGVRCEVVVGKPSQLTVAYLRERIGLPLGECLMVGDRLETDIRMANEAGMASALVLTGATSETMVNRSSMQPTYLLRNLLEVLPARYR; from the coding sequence ATGCCGACTTCCGAAGCGGCCGGCGCTTCCACCCCCTCGCACCTCTACGGGGCGTACGTCTTCGACATCGACGGGACGATCTGCCTCGGCGAATCGCTCTTGCCGACGGTCACCCGCACGATCGATCGCCTGCGCACGCTCGGGCGCCGCACGTTGTTCCTCAGCAACAACACCACCCGAAGCGCCGCGGGCTACGGAGCGCAACTGACGGCGCGGGGGATACAGACACATGCGAGCGAGGTCGTGAACGCGGCGCAGGTGCTGATCGCCTTCCTCGAGCGCGAGTTGCCCGGCGGGACCCTGCACGTGATCGGAGAGTCGGCGTTGATCGAAGACCTCCTCGGAGCGGGATTCCGCATCTCGTCGCGCGTCGAGGAGATCGACGCCGTGATCGCGAGCTTTGATCGCGGATTCACCTATGCGAAGCTGCAGATCGCGTTCGACGCGCTGCGCCGTGGCGCGCGCTTCTTCGCCACCAACGCGGACCGCTATCGCCCCACTGCCGGGGGGGGGGAACCCGACGCGGCTGCGATGATCGCCGCGATCGAGGCATGCAGCGGTGTCCGGTGCGAGGTGGTCGTGGGCAAGCCCTCGCAGTTGACGGTGGCCTACCTGCGCGAGCGGATCGGCTTGCCGCTGGGCGAATGCCTCATGGTCGGCGACCGGCTCGAGACTGACATCCGCATGGCCAACGAGGCCGGGATGGCTTCCGCGTTGGTGCTGACCGGTGCCACGTCCGAGACGATGGTCAATCGTTCGTCGATGCAGCCGACGTATTTGCTCAGAAACCTTCTCGAAGTGCTGCCGGCGCGCTATCGGTGA
- the truA gene encoding tRNA pseudouridine(38-40) synthase TruA yields MRLALALEYDGRGFCGFQSQSSRCGVQDALEHALGAIAQSPIVTIPAGRTDAGVHAVSQIVHADVPDHRPLSAWVRGVNANLPPAVAVLWARPVPDAFHARFSATARHYTYLLLARSERPGLMAGRVGWYHRPLDLVAMREAAALVAGQHDFTSFRAAGCQAKSPVKTIHRFDLSSAGDLLRFEVSADAFLHHMVRNLVGALVDVGAGKAPPGWVADLVAARDRTKGPATFSADGLYFCGADYDASFGLPPTRRDATVA; encoded by the coding sequence ATGCGCCTCGCCCTCGCCCTCGAATACGACGGCCGCGGCTTCTGCGGCTTCCAGTCGCAGTCCTCGCGCTGCGGCGTGCAGGACGCGCTCGAGCACGCACTCGGCGCGATCGCGCAGTCGCCCATCGTCACGATCCCCGCGGGACGCACCGACGCCGGCGTGCACGCGGTCTCGCAGATCGTCCACGCCGACGTCCCCGACCACCGTCCGCTGTCCGCGTGGGTGCGCGGCGTCAACGCGAACCTTCCGCCCGCGGTCGCCGTGCTGTGGGCGCGGCCGGTACCTGACGCCTTCCACGCGCGCTTCTCGGCCACCGCACGCCACTACACCTACCTCTTGCTCGCGCGGAGCGAACGGCCGGGCCTCATGGCCGGCCGAGTCGGTTGGTATCATCGTCCGCTCGATCTCGTGGCCATGCGCGAAGCGGCGGCGCTCGTGGCCGGGCAGCACGACTTCACGTCGTTCCGCGCCGCCGGATGCCAGGCGAAATCGCCCGTGAAGACGATCCACCGGTTCGACCTCTCGTCGGCAGGCGACCTGCTGCGCTTCGAGGTGAGCGCCGACGCGTTCCTGCACCACATGGTGCGCAACCTCGTCGGTGCGCTCGTCGACGTCGGCGCGGGCAAGGCGCCGCCCGGATGGGTGGCAGACCTCGTCGCCGCGCGCGACCGCACGAAGGGGCCCGCGACGTTTTCGGCCGACGGCCTCTACTTCTGCGGCGCGGACTACGACGCGTCGTTCGGCCTGCCGCCGACGCGGCGCGACGCGACGGTCGCGTGA
- a CDS encoding phosphoribosylanthranilate isomerase: protein MSRTRIKICGLTCVEHALAAAREGADAIGMVFWPGTPRVVAVERAREIVAALPPFVTTVGLFVDPSADEVRAVLDAVPLALLQFHGRESAAFCRAFGRPYLKALPMAEGVDLLESGASYGDAAGWLLDHPPAGGLPGGTGRAFDWSRVPRVCPVPIVLSGGLSPHNVREAVVRVRPWAVDVSSGVEAQDAHGAPLKGIKDAARIAAFVAEVREADETERPA from the coding sequence GTGAGCCGCACGCGCATCAAGATCTGCGGACTCACCTGCGTCGAGCACGCGCTCGCCGCGGCGCGCGAGGGCGCGGACGCGATCGGCATGGTGTTCTGGCCGGGGACGCCGCGCGTGGTCGCGGTCGAACGCGCGCGCGAGATCGTCGCCGCGCTGCCGCCGTTCGTCACGACGGTTGGGCTCTTCGTCGATCCGTCGGCGGACGAGGTGCGCGCGGTGCTCGACGCCGTGCCGCTCGCGCTCTTGCAGTTCCACGGCCGCGAGAGCGCGGCGTTCTGCCGGGCGTTCGGGCGGCCCTACCTCAAGGCGCTGCCGATGGCCGAGGGGGTCGATTTGCTAGAATCGGGGGCGTCCTACGGCGACGCGGCAGGCTGGCTGCTCGACCACCCGCCCGCGGGCGGATTGCCGGGCGGCACCGGACGCGCGTTCGACTGGAGCCGGGTGCCGCGCGTGTGCCCGGTGCCCATCGTCCTGTCGGGCGGACTGTCGCCGCACAACGTCCGCGAAGCCGTCGTCCGCGTGCGCCCGTGGGCGGTCGACGTGTCGTCCGGCGTCGAGGCGCAGGACGCGCACGGTGCGCCGTTGAAGGGCATCAAGGACGCGGCACGCATCGCCGCATTCGTCGCCGAGGTACGCGAAGCCGATGAAACCGAACGACCTGCCTGA
- the trpB gene encoding tryptophan synthase subunit beta, translated as MKPNDLPDAHGHFGPYGGVFVAETLMRALDDLKRQYDAARADPAFHAEFARELKHYVGRPSPVYHAERWSRELGGAQIWLKREDLNHTGAHKVNNCIGQALLARRLGKPRVIAETGAGMHGVAASTVAARYGLECVVYMGSEDVKRQVQNVYRMKLLGATVVPVESGSKTLKDALNEAMRDWVTNVETTFYIIGTVAGPHPYPMMVRDFQTVIGKECLVQMPEAAGRQPDVVIACVGGGSNAMGIFHPYIAHDDVKLVGVEAGGEGVATGRHAASLTAGRPGVLHGNRTYLLQDANGQIVETHSVSAGLDYPGVGPEHAWLKDSGRASYVTIDDTEALAAFHACCRIEGIIPALESAHALAYAAKIAPSMPKDRILLVNLSGRGDKDMATVAERSGLDFAVPKSA; from the coding sequence ATGAAACCGAACGACCTGCCTGACGCGCACGGCCACTTCGGCCCCTACGGAGGCGTCTTCGTCGCCGAGACGCTGATGCGCGCGCTCGACGACTTGAAGCGGCAGTACGACGCGGCGCGCGCCGATCCGGCGTTCCACGCGGAGTTCGCGCGCGAGTTGAAGCACTACGTCGGACGTCCGTCGCCGGTCTACCACGCGGAGCGCTGGTCGCGCGAACTCGGCGGCGCGCAGATCTGGCTGAAGCGCGAGGACCTCAACCACACCGGCGCGCACAAGGTGAACAACTGCATCGGGCAGGCGCTGCTCGCGCGCCGCCTGGGCAAGCCGCGCGTGATCGCCGAGACCGGCGCGGGCATGCACGGCGTCGCCGCGTCGACGGTCGCCGCGCGCTACGGCCTCGAATGCGTCGTCTACATGGGCTCGGAGGACGTGAAGCGCCAGGTGCAGAACGTCTACCGGATGAAGCTCCTCGGCGCGACAGTGGTACCGGTCGAGTCGGGATCGAAGACGCTGAAGGACGCGCTGAACGAGGCGATGCGCGACTGGGTGACCAACGTCGAGACCACGTTCTACATCATCGGCACCGTCGCAGGCCCGCACCCCTACCCGATGATGGTGCGCGATTTCCAGACCGTGATCGGCAAGGAGTGCCTGGTGCAGATGCCCGAGGCGGCCGGACGTCAGCCCGACGTCGTCATCGCCTGCGTCGGCGGCGGTTCGAACGCGATGGGCATCTTCCATCCGTACATTGCGCACGACGACGTGAAGCTCGTCGGCGTCGAGGCGGGCGGCGAGGGCGTCGCGACCGGCCGGCACGCCGCGTCGCTCACCGCCGGGCGGCCCGGCGTGCTCCACGGCAACCGCACCTACCTCTTGCAGGACGCGAACGGCCAGATCGTCGAGACCCATTCGGTGTCGGCGGGGCTCGACTATCCGGGCGTCGGTCCCGAGCACGCGTGGCTCAAGGACAGCGGACGCGCGAGCTACGTGACGATCGACGACACCGAGGCGCTCGCGGCGTTCCACGCCTGCTGCCGCATCGAGGGCATCATCCCGGCGCTCGAATCCGCGCATGCGCTCGCCTACGCCGCGAAGATCGCGCCTTCGATGCCGAAGGACCGCATCCTGCTCGTCAATCTCTCGGGGCGCGGCGACAAGGACATGGCGACCGTCGCCGAGCGTTCGGGGCTCGACTTCGCCGTGCCGAAGTCCGCGTGA
- a CDS encoding tryptophan synthase subunit alpha, producing the protein MNRIDATFARLRDSGGTALVPYVTTGDPSLEATLDVMRALVDAGADVIELGVPFSDPMADGPVIQRASERALARGTSLADVLDVVHRFRERDTATPVVLMGYANPIEAMGAAAFADRARAAGVDGVLVVDYPPEEARDFAAKLQERGLVTIFLVAPTTPASRIDAVAALARGYVYYVSLKGVTGAGHLDTAEVAQKVAEIRRHVKLPVGVGFGIRDAASAQAIAAHADAVVIGSRIIQEIENGPAADAAARAGAWLATIRRALDAMPAKRAP; encoded by the coding sequence ATGAACCGCATCGACGCGACGTTCGCGCGCCTGCGCGATTCGGGCGGCACCGCGCTCGTTCCCTACGTGACGACCGGCGATCCGTCGCTCGAGGCGACGCTCGACGTGATGCGCGCGCTGGTCGACGCCGGCGCCGACGTGATCGAACTGGGCGTGCCGTTCTCCGATCCGATGGCCGACGGACCGGTGATCCAGCGCGCGTCCGAACGCGCGCTCGCCCGCGGTACGAGCCTCGCCGACGTGCTCGACGTCGTGCACCGCTTCCGCGAGCGCGACACCGCGACGCCGGTCGTGCTGATGGGTTACGCGAATCCGATCGAGGCGATGGGCGCGGCCGCCTTCGCCGACCGCGCGCGCGCGGCGGGCGTCGACGGCGTGCTCGTCGTCGACTACCCGCCCGAGGAAGCGCGCGACTTCGCCGCGAAGCTGCAGGAACGCGGCCTCGTGACGATCTTCCTCGTCGCCCCGACGACGCCCGCATCGCGCATCGATGCGGTCGCCGCGCTCGCGCGCGGTTACGTCTACTACGTCTCGCTCAAGGGCGTGACCGGCGCGGGCCACCTCGACACCGCGGAGGTCGCGCAGAAGGTCGCGGAGATCCGCCGCCACGTGAAGCTGCCGGTGGGCGTGGGCTTCGGCATCCGCGACGCCGCGAGCGCGCAGGCGATCGCCGCGCACGCCGACGCGGTCGTCATCGGCAGCCGCATCATCCAGGAAATCGAGAACGGACCCGCCGCGGACGCCGCGGCGCGCGCCGGGGCGTGGCTCGCGACGATCCGCCGGGCGCTCGACGCGATGCCCGCCAAGCGGGCCCCGTAG